From a single Aspergillus puulaauensis MK2 DNA, chromosome 2, nearly complete sequence genomic region:
- a CDS encoding uncharacterized protein (COG:G;~EggNog:ENOG410PIQ5;~InterPro:IPR020846,IPR001958,IPR011701,IPR036259;~PFAM:PF07690;~TransMembrane:12 (i23-47o59-81i93-112o118-139i151-173o193-217i294-314o350-370i382-405o411-434i446-469o481-499i);~go_function: GO:0022857 - transmembrane transporter activity [Evidence IEA];~go_process: GO:0055085 - transmembrane transport [Evidence IEA]), producing the protein MLLTHQARNTIPDDDLKFPTTQLFFLAICRVAEPIAVTSPLIFAFAMVKDFNMGEGNDASFYAGILVATFSLVEAFTGMFWGALSDRIGRKPVVVSGLAGTIVSLLIVGFARTYWVALFGRGLGGLLNGNIGVIQTMVGEIVKRPEHEPRAYAVMPFVWSIGTIIGPAIGGLLAKPADSYPSVFPRDGLFGRFPYLLPNVVCSILLLCSIIFAFLFLQETHPDMQPVSSGSGEYDNVSTEHPLLATSGATANPGADLRAESYGTFNQVQLHEDESWRVYENGSKPEPGSQKQTTFTRPVVMLIIALAIFTYHSMTYDHLLPIFLQDQRGDPSLDGSALTFPGGLGLSTRTVGLIVSSDGIIALIIQSLIFPALAQHLGVWKLFIIVTILHPVAYLMVPFLVFLPYGQVLFGIYTCLVTRNVLSIIDFPVLLILIKQASPSDSCLGKINGLAASAGAAARTVAPPVAGYLYSTGAEHNFTAIAWWGSALVAVIGALQLWFMTQKKHSSVSIQPAARCHFVSDEPQDPKETIHIIVTDTDEVAKRA; encoded by the exons ATGTTATTAACCCACCAGGCAAGAAACACCATTCCGGACGATGACCTGAAATTTCCAACTACACAGCTATTCTTCCTAG CAATATGTCGAGTCGCCGAGCCCATAGCGGTTACGTCGCCGCtgatcttcgccttcgcGATGGTCAAAGATTTCAACATGGGTGAAGGCAACGACGCATCATTCTACGCTGGAATCCTCGTTGCGACATTCTCTTTGGTTGAAGCCTTCACAGGGATGTTTTGGGGGGCTCTTTCCGATCGAATTGGGAGAAAGCCGGTGGTTGTATCGGGATTAGCCGGGACAATCGTCTCCCTTCTAATTGTTGGTTTTGCTCGCACTTACTGGGTCGCTCTCTTTGGCCGAGGACTTGGCGGCCTTTTGAATGGGAACATAGGTGTTATCCAGACTATGGTGGGCGAGATAGTCAAGCGGCCCGAGCATGAAC CCCGAGCTTACGCCGTGATGCCATTTGTTTGGTCTATCGGCACCATCATTGGACCTG CCATCGGTGGACTGCTTGCGAAACCCGCTGATAGCTATCCCTCTGTCTTTCCTCGCGATGGACTCTTTGGCAGATTTCCATATCTTCTACCGAACGTCGTTTGCTCTATCTTACTTCTCTGCAGTATTATCTTCGCGTTTCTATTCCTTCAAGAGACTCATCCCGACATGCAACCGGTGTCGAGTGGTTCAGGAGAATACGATAATGTGTCAACAGAACATCCTCTTCTTGCAACCTCCGGGGCAACAGCCAATCCAGGTGCCGATCTGCGAGCCGAATCGTATGGCACCTTCAACCAAGTCCAGTTACATGAAGACGAATCATGGAGGGTCTATGAGAACGGATCTAAACCAGAGCCAGGTTCGCAAAAGCAAACCACTTTCACCCGGCCGGTTGTCATGCTTATTATCGCTCTGGCGATCTTCACTTACCACTCGATGACCTACGATCACCTGCTACCGATTTTCCTTCAAGACCAACGCGGCGACCCCAGTCTGGATGGCTCTGCCCTCACCTTCCCTGGTGGGCTTGGTCTTTCAACCAGGACTGTCGGTCTGATTGTTTCTTCCGACGGCATTATTGCGCTTATCATCCAAAGCCTTATTTTTCCTGCTTTGGCGCAGCATCTTGGAGTCTGGAAACTGTTCATTATTGTCACCATCCTCCATCCGGTGGCCTATCTTATGGTCCCATTCCTCGTATTTTTGCCTTACGGGCAAGTTCTGTTTGGCATCTATACCTGTCTGGTCACACGGAACGTTTTGTCGATCATAGACTTCCCTGTTcttttaatactaataaaacAAGCGAGTCCTTCGGATTCATGCCTTGGAAAGATCAATGGCCTTGCTGCATCCGCTGGCGCTGCCGCGCGCACGGTTGCACCCCCCGTTGCAGGATATCTGTACAGCACTGGGGCAGAACACAATTTCACTGCAATCGCATGGTGGGGGAGTGCTTTAGTAGCAGTTATTGGAGCTTTACAACTCTGGTTCATGACTCAAAAGAAACACTCATCAGTCTCAATCCAACCGGCTGCTCGCTGTCACTTTGTGTCTGATGAACCTCAGGACCCCAAGGAGACTATTCATATAATTGTGACTGACACTGACGAGGTCGCGAAACGTGCTTAG
- a CDS encoding uncharacterized protein (COG:S;~EggNog:ENOG410PM6K;~InterPro:IPR039915,IPR024312;~PFAM:PF12709;~go_process: GO:0007052 - mitotic spindle organization [Evidence IEA]), with protein MSNPLSPLTTSGQNTRALSSELESAGGKRQSIDTLVTANIETENPLRSPTQRDDDDRKSIRQSFNYDVTEYNEQGQEMGNDYSVSDQALQSSPFRFDARDDTVDMQMLQKHQASLGMSERSATPRKRSYDQAPDVHEIETGEGDRYRKSPGRRDIPDINLYADEYSGYSHDLSFPSGEGQNIASSMVEEKKHEGMSTVLGEDRPQASSRYSNGQDVDDTNDAMTDDESHDPMDDTCFSTFSAVPNVDMTAFANLPGGSPFKSPRPLPDFPVESENKREGMVPATPATAKRSPRKNVLIDMSSPVGSPTPRKRERDGQSTNGTPNLLDLTDQIGLFPRRQRFSIQQHERYTHSRRSPLKNPRESMRSPAKMSLLDFDIPAAPTPRSIPTITPRELESLKSGFLSEISSLKATLSGKEAEVSSLKKAVSDAERRVGEALEEVRNEAARKEALEIEQAEWERRGREMEDVLRSVKADILEGEQERERLQKKNEEAEKSKEQLESRVVELETQLTSARKSATCDKGASENAAPLATKTAEETAKEIQDAVEKVARDLHSLYKEKHETKVAALKKSYESRWEKRLREAEKKLKAASDECERVKAERDAASHESARPDASMMARENDEHEAEKHVLEAQIKGLQQEIASLKSDSEQLRIELKAERAEKGDLVALVEEWLTMQNQPAQPSQSKNDEMTPESVSHEQLAPTEDLEREVPHSSSSGLRGPSSGSSSSSGHGERKIPRIGAPGARHVRGNSGGKSGIAVFTPGRSGIMGSIERMGRGGAA; from the coding sequence ATGTCCAATCCTCTCTCACCCTTAACAACCTCCGGGCAGAACACGCGAGCCCTCTCTTCAGAGCTTGAGAGTGCTGGGGGGAAGAGACAAAGCATTGATACGCTAGTAACAGCAAATATCGAAACAGAGAACCCGCTCCGCAGCCCGACGCAacgggatgatgatgaccgcAAGAGTATCCGCCAAAGTTTCAATTACGACGTTACCGAGTACAATGAACAGGGACAGGAAATGGGTAACGATTACTCTGTATCTGACCAAGCTTTACAAAGCTCGCCATTTCGGTTCGATGCGAGGGACGACACAGTCGATATGCAGATGCTACAGAAACACCAGGCGTCGCTGGGCATGTCTGAGCGCTCCGCGACTCCAAGAAAAAGATCCTATGATCAAGCACCTGATGTTCACGAGATTGAAACCGGAGAGGGTGATAGGTACAGGAAATCGCCTGGACGAAGGGACATACCAGATATCAATCTCTATGCCGACGAGTATTCTGGGTATAGTCACGATCTAAGCTTCCCTAGCGGTGAGGGCCAAAACATTGCGAGCAGTATGGTAGAGGAAAAAAAACACGAAGGCATGAGCACTGTTCTCGGCGAGGACAGGCCGCAGGCCTCTTCGAGATACAGTAACGGCCAAGACGTTGATGACACAAATGACGCAATGACTGACGATGAGTCTCACGACCCTATGGATGATACGTGCTTTAGTACATTCTCTGCGGTCCCTAATGTAGATATGACGGCCTTTGCAAACTTACCAGGAGGTTCCCCGTTCAAGAGCCCCCGACCTTTACCGGATTTTCCGGTCGAATCCGAAAATAAGCGAGAGGGTATGGTGCCGGCGACTCCAGCCACGGCTAAGAGGTCTCCAAGGAAAAATGTCCTCATTGACATGAGCTCCCCTGTGGGATCGCCAACCCCTcgaaagagagagagagatggcCAGAGTACGAACGGAACTCCAAATTTGTTGGATTTGACAGACCAAATCGGTCTTTTCCCTCGCCGCCAACGATTCAGTATCCAACAACATGAAAGATACACTCATTCGCGCCGGTCACCTTTAAAAAACCCAAGGGAATCAATGAGGTCGCCAGCAAAAATGAGTCTCTTGGATTTTGATATACCCGCCGCCCCCACTCCTCGATCCATTCCAACTATCACACCTCGAGAGCTGGAGTCATTGAAGTCGGGCTTTCTCTCGGAGATATCCTCGCTCAAAGCTACACTCAGTGGAAAGGAGGCTGAAGTCTCTAGTCTCAAGAAAGCCGTGTCTGATGCTGAACGGCGGGTTGGTGAGGCATTAGAAGAAGTTCGCAATGAGGCTGCTCGTAAGGAGGCTCTGGAGATTGAGCAGGCGGaatgggagaggaggggcCGAGAAATGGAAGATGTGCTGCGATCTGTCAAGGCTGATATCCTTGAGGGCGAACAGGAGCGTGAGCGCttacagaagaagaatgaggaaGCGGAGAAAAGCAAGGAGCAACTTGAAAGCCGCGTTGTCGAGCTCGAAACTCAACTCACTTCGGCCCGTAAATCGGCAACCTGCGACAAAGGAGCGTCCGAAAATGCGGCACCACTAGCAACGAAGACAGCAGAGGAGACCGCAAAGGAAATACAAGACGCGGTTGAGAAAGTTGCCCGTGATCTCCACTCGCTGTATAAGGAGAAACATGAGACCAAAGTCGCGGCTCTCAAGAAAAGTTACGAGTCACGGTGGGAGAAACGCTTGCGTGAAGCTGAGAAAAAGCTGAAGGCCGCCAGTGACGAGTGTGAGCGTGTTAAAGCCGAGCGAGATGCTGCGTCGCATGAGTCCGCGCGGCCTGATGCCAGTATGATGGCCCGTGAGAATGACGAGCACGAAGCAGAGAAACACGTCCTTGAGGCTCAAATCAAGGGTCTTCAGCAGGAAATAGCATCCCTGAAGAGCGACAGCGAACAGTTGCGTATCGAACTCAAGGCGGAACGAGCTGAGAAGGGCGACCTCGTAGCTCTTGTGGAGGAATGGCTGACCATGCAGAATCAACCCGCTCAGCCATCGCAGTCCAAGAATGATGAAATGACGCCAGAGTCAGTCTCCCATGAGCAACTTGCTCCAACGGAAGATTTGGAGCGGGAGGTCCCTCACAGCAGTTCCAGCGGTCTTCGTGGCCCAAGCTCAGGATCCAGTTCTAGCTCTGGTCACGGAGAGAGGAAGATCCCAAGAATTGGAGCTCCAGGGGCGCGGCATGTGCGAGGCAACAGCGGTGGCAAGTCCGGTATTGCTGTTTTTACACCAGGCCGCAGTGGTATCATGGGCTCTATCGAACGAATGGGCCGCGGAGGCGCTGCTTAG
- the farB1 gene encoding putative C6 transcription factor (Ctf1B) (COG:K;~EggNog:ENOG410PH1M;~InterPro:IPR036864,IPR007219,IPR001138;~PFAM:PF04082;~go_function: GO:0000981 - DNA-binding transcription factor activity, RNA polymerase II-specific [Evidence IEA];~go_function: GO:0003677 - DNA binding [Evidence IEA];~go_function: GO:0008270 - zinc ion binding [Evidence IEA];~go_process: GO:0006351 - transcription, DNA-templated [Evidence IEA];~go_process: GO:0006355 - regulation of transcription, DNA-templated [Evidence IEA]), translated as MTKGQKNWPTPRKMTDSPTSPNPTLDTDPKGKRKASTAGLSANSRPVKRRASKACCCCRARKVRCDVVENGSPCTNCRLDQVECVVTESKRRKKSRVETDTTNFQPSQSPAEILDDGALFGGLGETHGIPNVVPTSPSQGSVDLEQGQHMPHLLYQSQANRVDTGDRFRRRMAPNPSVPSTMPLSHVTSQIQQLLDPSFGSPRPTGIVLPDYIRGLPARLQKEDIDYLAMKGALTVPDVTLRNELLKAYIHYVHTYMPLLDLEDFLQTIAQNDGIRRMSLLLFQAVMFAGTAFIDLKHLQASGYSSRKAARKAFFQRARLLYDFDYEVDRISLVQSLLLMTYWYETPDDQKDTWHWMGVSLSLAHTIGLHRDPANSRMDIRRQRMWKRIWWSTYTRDRLIALGMRRPMRVKDDDCDVPMLTLDDFEFHPFSPAIVDMVGSSEILQSVTHQRELASMFIEKAKLCLCVSHVLSAQYSVLSHKFGGTMETTMMLVPKKSAAETFEVRRCDQELEDWLAHLPTEIQYSSAAPAKLSEADQVLHSHRALLKMVYLTTSSALHRPQVLPAVPFPSMDTELQDISRNKVRFAAIEITNIAQDLHSLDLTRYFPTTGVTVLLPAVIIHLLDIKSSDPNVRMTSLQRFYQCMRILQRLREIYASADFATSFLEAAIRKAGIQLTVPPQELQKRSNVRGSSSRANALTPPPDSLAQKIPDLTYPKTGSNGPLTLNLVDEAQQVFASTPPPSDGSENGSTNNVNPGYHRDAFRIPNIEDAELSLSELMDLANDAEVTQNDFDALINFDDAGADFFSSENGMENATVDANTKGGGGFPFTFSDMVGLDSGNKGDSPKGNFEDPIAATTGAGVDVAQTEAPKLDMDLGLSMNA; from the exons ATGACAAAGGGTCAAAAGAATTGGCCCACCCCACGCAAAATGACTGATTCTCCTACTTCGCCAAATCCGACTCTTGACACAGACCCCAAGGGCAAGCGCAAGGCTTCAACAGCGGGACTTTCTGCGAATTCACGTCCGGTAAAACGACGAGCTTCAAaagcttgctgctgctgccgcgCACGTAAGGTGCGGTGTGATGTGGTAGAAAATGGTTCACCGTGCACAAACTGCCGGTTGGATCAAGTAGAGTGCGTGGTTACGGAAAGCAAGCGGAGAAA GAAGTCTCGAGTTGAGACTGACACTACCAATTTCCAGCCCTCTCAGTCGCCTGCCGAAAttctcgacgacggcgcACTTTTTGGGGGACTTGGGGAAACTCATGGCATCCCAAATGTGGTGCCAACGTCCCCCTCTCAGGGCTCTGTAGATTTGGAGCAAGGGCAACATATGCCTCACCTACTAT ATCAAAGCCAGGCCAACAGAGTTGACACTGGGGATCGTTTTCGAAGACGCATGGCCCCAAACCCCTCAGTGCCGTCGACCATGCCTTTGTCTCATGTCACTTCGCAGATTCAGCAATTACTCGACCCGTCTTTCGGTAGCCCCCGGCCTACTGGTATTGTGCTACCCGATTATATCCGTGGCTTGCCAGCTCGATTACAGAAAGAAGATATTGATTATCTTGCCATGAAAGGAGCATTGACTGTTCCCGATGTTACATTGCGCAATGAGCTGCTTAAGGCTTACATTCACTATGTTCACACGTACATGCCTTTGCTTGATTTGGAAGATTTCTTGCAGACTATCGCCCAGAACGACGGCATCCGTCGCATGAGCTTGTTGCTTTTCCAGGCTGTCATGTTCGCCGGGACGGCATTTATCGATCTGAAGCACCTCCAGGCCTCGGGTTACTCCTCCCGAAAAGCGGCTCGAAAAGCATTCTTCCAGCGTGCGAGGCTCCTTTACGATTTCGACTACGAAGTTGACCGCATCTCACTTGTCCAATCTCTCCTTTTAATGACCTATTGGTACGAGACCCCCGATGACCAGAAGGATACCTGGCATTGGATGGGGGTTAGTTTGTCCCTGGCTCACACCATCGGCTTACATCGTGACCCCGCCAACTCTCGCATGGACATCAGGCGCCAACGAATGTGGAAGCGCATTTGGTGGAGCACCTACACTCGTGATCGGTTGATTGCTTTGGGAATGAGACGTCCTATGCGCGTCAAGGATGATGATTGTGATGTCCCAATGTTGACTCTCGATGATTTTGAATTCCACCCATTTTCTCCCGCGATTGTGGACATGGTGGGGAGTTCGGAGATTCTCCAGAGCGTAACCCACCAACGAGAGCTAGCGTCGATGTTCATTGAAAAGGCAAAACTTTGTCTCTGTGTCAGCCATGTTCTTTCTGCTCAGTATTCGGTCTTGAGCCATAAGTTTGGCGGTACAATGGAGACTACTATGATGCTGGTACCGAAGAAGTCAGCAGCAGAGACATTCGAGGTTCGACGCTGTGatcaggagctggaggattgGTTGGCCCACCTTCCTACAGAGATTCAATACTCTTCTGCGGCGCCAGCCAAGTTAAGCGAGGCCGACCAGGTCCTGCATTCTCACCGAGCTCTACTTAAGATGGTGTACTTGACGACCTCGAGTGCTTTGCATCGACCCCAGGTTCTCCCCGCTGTTCCATTCCCCTCTATGGACACGGAGTTGCAAGATATCTCGCGCAACAAGGTTCGGTTTGCTGCCATTGAGATCACAAATATTGCCCAAGACCTGCATAGTCTCGATCTAACTCGCTATTTCCCCACTACCGGTGTCACGGTACTCCTCCCCGCTGTTATTATCCACCTTCTCGATATAAAATCTAGCGACCCCAATGTCCGGATGACGAGCTTGCAGCGCTTCTACCAGTGTATGCGCATTCTCCAGCGTCTTAGGGAGATCTACGCGTCAGCCGATTTTGCGACGTCATTTTTGGAGGCTGCAATCAGGAAAGCCGGCATTCAATTGACGGTGCCGCCTCAAGAATTACAAAAGCGTTCCAACGTTCgcggctcttcttctcgagcCAACGCCTTGACACCGCCTCCAGACTCTCTTGCCCAGAAGATCCCCGATCTGACTTATCCCAAGACTGGTTCAAATGGACCTCTGACGCTTAACCTAGTGGACGAGGCGCAACAAGTCTTCGCTTCTACCCCGCCACCTTCTGACGGCAGTGAGAATGGTAGCACCAACAACGTTAACCCCGGCTACCACCGCGATGCGTTCAGGATCCCCAACATTGAGGATGCCGAATTGAGTTTGAGTGAGCTCATGGACTTGGCCAACGATGCCGAAGTGACGCAGAACGATTTTGATGCCTTGATTAATTTCGACGACGCTGGAGCggacttcttttcttcagaGAACGGCATGGAGAATGCGACTGTCGACGCGAATACCaagggcggcggcgggttCCCATTTACGTTTTCCGACATGGTTGGTCTGGATTCCGGGAACAAGGGCGACAGCCCGAAAGGGAACTTTGAAGACCCCATCGCCGCAACAACCGGTGCGGGCGTTGATGTAGCACAGACGGAAGCACCTAAACTCGATATGGACCTTGGCCTCAGTATGAACGCTTAA